From the Hylaeus volcanicus isolate JK05 unplaced genomic scaffold, UHH_iyHylVolc1.0_haploid 273, whole genome shotgun sequence genome, the window CAtgtcaatgaaaaattagtttgTCCTACtgaccgcgagatggcgatactTTACTTGTGCCCATAAATCGAGCAAGCATATGCATATATATGCAAAatcaacaaatttgtttagataaacaaataattgtaataccgtattttatgaaattcttatTACAGAAGTtcgtatatttgtatatttatttaaatgatacaTATGATACGAATGTATTGAAATTCAGTgatgtgtatttattaaataacaatctATCTAATGTGTTAccgtaattaaataatgtttgtctGCTGTTTCAAATGGCGACAGAGGAGCATAAACATTTGGctgatattataaaaaacattcataCAACATTACGAGAAGAGGCTCAGAATTATGGCCCTGATGTTGCATGGAAGAGACATATAACTCGCAAAGATGTTTTACaggttcatttttttattaagtaaattttttatttagttttatgtTATATTGATCTTGTCTTTTCCTGTTTTAGAAGTATGCTTCTTCTATGGAAAAATTGGCAACTACATATTGGatgtcaaataatttaaatgcagaaaGTGTGATTCTCTGTAGAGTGGAATGGATTATATCTCAATGCAAGGAGTACTTCTTAAACGGTGGGCGACAGAAATATGATGAAAGGGAAGAAGacatcaaaagaaaaatgagtACAAATTGTACAGAAACTGAACATtcttcaaattgtaatttagaTCTTAAAAGTAAGGAAAGTTGTACATCAGAAAATTTGGATGATACTCTTCGAGGATCAActgataaaataatgttattagaTGTAGGAAGCTGTTACAATCCGTTTgggaatataaatatgtttgatGTAACTGCAATAGATTTAAATGGTATACCAAACAAAGTTTTAAAGtgtgattttttaaatgttcatatcggaaaagaaaagatattttcCGACGACAAGGAAGAAATGTTGCAATTAGCGGAAAGCTCGTATGatgtaattgtattttctttgtttttagaatatttaccATGTCCTAAACAAAGGTACGTTTGCTGTAAAAAAGCGTACGATTTGTTACAATCCCGCGGTATACTTTACATTATAAGTCCTGATTCAAAACATGTTAGCGCGAATGCTAAACTTATAAAATCATGGAGATATGTATTGAGTAAATTAGGATTTATgagaataaaatacgaaaagctGCGACATATACATTGTAtgatatttagaaaatgtgTTCTTAAATGTGTAGCGTTGAGATGGGCGAATTTGCAAACGGTACCCGAAAATGATCCTCTGTATGAAACCGCTACTGCTATTTATATTCCTCAGGATTTTCGAAATGTGTCCAGTGaagttaaacaaaatgaaaaaaaagagtatAATGTAgacgaaattacttttatgTTCGGCGAGTTACCTTTTGACGAAATGTAACGCtaaaaaacattgattttgtAAGGCTTTACTACAAAGattgtaaattgtatacaatgtATGGTTATGGAGTATATACcaagaaagaataaatatatataagtcgtttaattactaattattagcgttccataatttaaaaaatctccagtaaaaattatatttgtttatggaTCCTATTCGACCCTGTTCGATACCCTATTTCATCAGAAACAACACCCTCTATGTTACTAAAAATTCTCAAGTTACTAGTCcctataaaacgaaataatgtgAACGAGATAGGAGGTAGTCCATATTGTCCGCCATTTTGTATGCCTTTCTTTTCGTAGATCACGTAGATCGTGCACGTGGTGAGTGTCTTTGCTGTTTAATATGTTAGTAAATTATAGGTTTTGTTGTTTGTAACTACTGTAATCGTAAATAatgttcaataataaataatttcattaaaattaacgaagtgACTTAATAATAGCAATTGG encodes:
- the LOC128882210 gene encoding S-adenosylmethionine sensor upstream of mTORC1 isoform X1, producing the protein MATEEHKHLADIIKNIHTTLREEAQNYGPDVAWKRHITRKDVLQKYASSMEKLATTYWMSNNLNAESVILCRVEWIISQCKEYFLNGGRQKYDEREEDIKRKMSTNCTETEHSSNCNLDLKSKESCTSENLDDTLRGSTDKIMLLDVGSCYNPFGNINMFDVTAIDLNGIPNKVLKCDFLNVHIGKEKIFSDDKEEMLQLAESSYDVIVFSLFLEYLPCPKQRYVCCKKAYDLLQSRGILYIISPDSKHVSANAKLIKSWRYVLSKLGFMRIKYEKLRHIHCMIFRKCVLKCVALRWANLQTVPENDPLYETATAIYIPQDFRNVSSEVKQNEKKEYNVDEITFMFGELPFDEM
- the LOC128882210 gene encoding S-adenosylmethionine sensor upstream of mTORC1 isoform X2, whose protein sequence is MATEEHKHLADIIKNIHTTLREEAQNYGPDVAWKRHITRKDVLQKYASSMEKLATTYWMSNNLNAESVILCRVEWIISQCKEYFLNGGRQKYDEREEDIKRKMSTNCTETEHSSNCNLDLKNVGSCYNPFGNINMFDVTAIDLNGIPNKVLKCDFLNVHIGKEKIFSDDKEEMLQLAESSYDVIVFSLFLEYLPCPKQRYVCCKKAYDLLQSRGILYIISPDSKHVSANAKLIKSWRYVLSKLGFMRIKYEKLRHIHCMIFRKCVLKCVALRWANLQTVPENDPLYETATAIYIPQDFRNVSSEVKQNEKKEYNVDEITFMFGELPFDEM